One Epinephelus fuscoguttatus linkage group LG10, E.fuscoguttatus.final_Chr_v1 genomic window carries:
- the cks2 gene encoding cyclin-dependent kinases regulatory subunit 2, with amino-acid sequence MSKKQIYYSDKYTDEEFEYRHVVLPKQLSKLVPSSHLMTEDEWRGLGVQQSQGWIHYMIHKPEPHILLFRRPLPKD; translated from the exons ATGTCGAAAAAACAGATTTACTATTCTGACAAGTACACCGATGAGGAGTTCGAGTACAG GCATGTGGTGCTTCCAAAGCAGCTGTCCAAACTGGTGCCCTCCTCCCACCTGATGACAGAAGACGAGTGGAGGGGTCTTGGGGTGCAGCAGAGCCAGGGCTGGATTCACTACATGATCCACAAACCAG AGCCACACATACTGCTTTTCAGAAGACCTCTCCCAAAGGATTAA
- the odf3l2b gene encoding outer dense fiber protein 3-like protein 2b, with translation MEKKYPVIAGREKGPGPGRYGLPPTIGFMGHDFTKPTSPAYSFHGRMSDTMYCVDSSPGPQYHIDAKVTRFGRDGTPAYSMLGRVKAQKELFQTPGPGAYSPEKTPPCNLQRRPPSYTMGARTHYRSVDAVPAPNKYCLPPLMGPQVPNKQASASYTMSGSFSTGGPSVDLAKTPGPCRYNSTDPSVYLPRQPAYSMLGRHSLPRDATEKPGPGTYNPEKVTVHKARAPAYSLGVRHSEFVTPLVVNVSD, from the exons ATGGAGAAGAAATACCCTGTAATAGCAGGAAGAGAAAAGG GGCCAGGGCCAGGGCGCTATGGGCTTCCTCCCACCATCGGATTCATGGGCCACGACTTCACCAAGCCAACGAGCCCTGCCTATTCTTTCCATGGCAGGATGAGTGACACCA TGTATTGTGTAGACTCAAGTCCAGGGCCGCAGTATCACATCGATGCAAAGGTCACTCGCTTTGGAAGGGATGGCACACCTGCATACTCAATGTTGGGCAGAGTGAAAGCACAGA AGGAGCTCTTCCAGACACCTGGACCCGGTGCATACAGCCCTGAGAAGACCCCACCATGCAACCTCCAGCGCAGACCCCCGTCCTACACAATGGGCGCCCGTACACACTACCGAAGCGTGGACGCAGTACCTGCTCCTAACAAGTACTGTCTCCCTCCGCTAATGGGCCCTCAAGTCCCGAACAAGCAAGCCAGCGCAAGCTACACAATGTCAGGTAGTTTCAGCACAGGGGGACCTTCTGTGGATTTAGCCAAGACGCCAGGGCCTTGCAGGTACAACAGTACGGACCCGAGTGTTTATCTACCCAGACAGCCGGCGTATTCCATGCTGGGACGCCACAGCTTACCCAGAGATGCCACAGAGAAACCCGGTCCTGGAACTTACAATCCAGAGAAAGTAACAGTTCACAAGGCTCGGGCACCAGCCTACTCCCTGGGTGTCAGACACTCTGAATTTGTTACCCCACTTGTTGTCAATGTTTCTGACTGA